From one Gallionella capsiferriformans ES-2 genomic stretch:
- a CDS encoding TrkH family potassium uptake protein, translating into MQRTLTVIHALGLMLAVFSFAYLMPLLTALLYGHEEVFQDFLLAMIWTLATGVLMWMLTRRYKGELSIRHGYLLVVAMWTAMPAVATLPLLLLLPELSFTDAYFETMSGLTTTGATVLVGLDTLPPALNIWRHELNWLGGMGIIVLAVAILPLLGIGGRQLFKAETPGPMKDSALTPRITETARNLWLVYLGITIACIASLKLAGMNWLDAVCHSFSAMGLGGFSTHDASVGYFNSPLIEFVLMVFMLIAVMNFAVHFLALRERTLSVYRTDPEAIPTLILILGSCVGIAFCLWIWEIYPTYWIALRHASFNLISIATSSGYASVDYAQWPIFAPLWMMFLTATVASSGSTGGGIKMIRTLVLLKQAGREFVKLLHPAAINPMKIGGQVIPNGVVFSVLGFIFLYFMSIMTLTFALLLSGMDFISAFTAILASINNCGPGLGSVGPASNYAGLTDFQTWVCTAAMLIGRLEIFTVLILFTPHFWRR; encoded by the coding sequence ATGCAGCGCACGTTAACGGTTATTCATGCTCTGGGGCTGATGCTGGCGGTCTTTAGCTTCGCTTATTTGATGCCGCTCTTGACGGCACTGCTTTATGGTCACGAGGAAGTATTCCAGGATTTTTTGCTGGCCATGATCTGGACGCTCGCGACCGGCGTGTTGATGTGGATGCTGACGCGTCGTTATAAAGGCGAGTTGTCGATCCGGCACGGTTATTTGCTGGTGGTCGCGATGTGGACGGCGATGCCGGCGGTTGCAACATTGCCTTTGTTGCTGCTGTTGCCAGAGCTGTCGTTTACCGATGCTTATTTTGAAACGATGTCTGGACTGACGACCACCGGTGCGACGGTGCTGGTGGGCTTGGATACGCTGCCGCCGGCGCTCAATATCTGGCGTCATGAACTCAACTGGTTGGGCGGCATGGGGATCATCGTGCTGGCCGTGGCTATTTTGCCGCTGTTGGGCATCGGTGGCCGTCAGCTGTTCAAGGCGGAGACCCCGGGCCCGATGAAGGATTCAGCGCTCACGCCACGCATCACCGAGACGGCGCGCAACCTCTGGCTGGTCTATCTGGGTATCACCATTGCCTGCATCGCCTCGCTGAAACTGGCTGGCATGAACTGGCTGGATGCGGTGTGTCATTCGTTTTCTGCGATGGGGCTGGGTGGTTTTTCCACGCACGATGCCAGTGTCGGTTATTTTAACTCTCCGCTGATCGAGTTTGTTCTGATGGTGTTCATGCTGATCGCCGTCATGAACTTTGCAGTGCATTTTTTGGCCTTACGTGAAAGAACCCTGTCCGTTTATCGCACAGATCCCGAGGCTATTCCGACACTGATCCTGATACTCGGCAGCTGTGTAGGGATTGCGTTCTGCCTGTGGATATGGGAAATCTACCCGACGTACTGGATAGCGCTGCGCCATGCCAGCTTTAATCTGATTTCTATTGCCACCAGTTCCGGATATGCCAGTGTGGATTATGCTCAGTGGCCGATCTTCGCCCCGCTGTGGATGATGTTTCTGACTGCGACGGTCGCGAGTTCTGGTTCCACCGGCGGCGGCATCAAGATGATACGCACGCTGGTGCTGCTCAAGCAGGCCGGTCGCGAGTTCGTCAAGCTGCTGCATCCGGCGGCGATCAACCCGATGAAAATAGGCGGCCAAGTTATTCCGAATGGCGTGGTTTTCTCGGTGCTGGGTTTCATCTTCCTGTATTTCATGAGCATCATGACGCTGACTTTTGCGCTGCTGCTCAGCGGTATGGACTTCATATCGGCGTTTACGGCCATACTTGCCTCAATAAATAATTGCGGCCCCGGCTTAGGTTCGGTAGGCCCTGCCAGCAATTACGCAGGCCTCACAGACTTTCAGACTTGGGTCTGTACCGCCGCCATGCTGATCGGCCGGTTGGAAATTTTCACGGTGCTGATTTTGTTTACGCCGCACTTTTGGCGTCGCTAA